The genomic DNA TGAACAACCGGCTTTTCGGATTTTTTCTTTTTCTTTTCTTGAAGAATTTTTAGTTCTTCCAATTCTCTGAAATCAGAATAATTACCTCCAAAGTCTTTAATGTCACCTTGGCCTTTAAAGATAAAGAGGTGGTCGCAGAGTTTATCTAAGAAGTATCTATCATGGCTTACAATAATTACACAACCTGGGAAGTCGATTAAGAATTCTTCGAGTTTGCCGAGCGTGAAAATATCTAAATCATTAGTCGGCTCATCTAAAATAAGAAAGTTTGGATTACTCATCAATGTGAGGATAAGATAGAGTTTCCTTCTTTCTCCTCCACTCAAAAGTCTATAATAGCTTTGTTGTAAAGAATAGGAAAAACCAAAGTGAAATAGGAATTGAGCTGCGCCGATGGTGCTACCACCCATATCTACAGACTCTGCTATTTCTTTTACTATCTCTATAACTCGTAAATCTTCTTTTTGAGTTAATCCTTTTTGGGTGTAATATCCGAATTTAGTGGTTTCTCCAATAATAACCTCCCCAGAATCTGCTTTTAAATCCCCTGTGAGGAGGTTAAGGAATGTCGATTTTCCGGTTCCATTAGGTCCGACCAATCCAATTCTTTCTCCACGCTTGAAGATATATTCAAACTTATCTGTGATTTTCAGTTCACCAAAACTTTTTGATAAGTTTTTTGCTTCCAAAATCTTTCGACCCTGACGACTCATCTTAACTTTAAATTCAATCTTTTTTTCTTCTATTCTTTTCTTAGCTATTTTCTCTATATCGTAAAAGGAGTCTATGCGAGCTTTGCTTTTAGTAGTTCGGGCTTTAGGTTGTCTGCGCATCCAATCGAGCTCTTTTCGATATAGGTTTTTGGCCTTTTCTATTTCCATCACATCTAAAGCTTCTCGTTCTGCCTTCTTTTGAAGGAAATAGGAATAATTGCCCTGGTAAGTAAAGCTTCTTTGTTGATCGATCTCAATAATGATATCGCAAACTTCGTCTAAGAAATATCTATCGTGAGTTACAATGAGTAGACTAAGTTTGCTTTTGCTGATATGCTCCTCAAGCCACTCAATAGTTTTGATATCGAGGTGATTGGTGGGTTCGTCGAGTATGATTAAATCGGCTTCATCGATAATAACAGAGGCTAAAGCAACTTTCTTTATTTGGCCCCCTGATAACTCAGAAATGGGTTGTTTTAGATTTTTTATCTCAAACTTCTCTAAAACCTCTGTCATTCTACTATCGTAATCCCAAGCTTGCTTCTGATCCATCATGATTATGGCTTCATCGAGCTTTTTTTGATTTTGCGGAGAAGGATCTTTTTCATAAGATTTCAATTGTAGGTGATAATCGTTAATGATTTTCACATAAAGGTTATCTAAATGAAATAGTACTTCTTCAACAGTCAGATTTTTGTCGAGCTTAGGGTCTTGTCTAAGATAGGCGATTTTTAAACTTTCTCTTATAGTAAGGTTTCCATCGTCTGGAATATCTGCACCTGATAAAATATTGAGTAAAGTAGATTTACCAACCCCATTATGAGCTACGAGTGCTATTTTTTGGCCTTCTAATATGCTGAAATTTAAATCTTGGAATAGGAGTTTATCGCTATATGATTTGCTGAGGTTCTCAACGGTGAGTAGTGCTTGTGCCATTATTTTTGATTACATTTTAATAGGTGCGCTGCATTATCTTGCGCCCCCCAATTTGGAGAAAGTTCACTTCTCGGTGTGAAATTTTTAAATCTTTCATCAGCATTTTGAAAATGCTTGCATGCACTTTTTTTATTGCCTCCTATTCTTGGATCCAATTGGTCAAGAACCAATCCAATTACATAATAGGGACGTGGATTAGAGTCGTCAAGAAATCTGGCCCTATCTAATTCTTGAGTCGCTTTTCGGGCAATAATATTCGTATTGTTATTTGGCGTTCTAAATTGTTGTGCATAATATAAATAACCACGCAAACAAATAATTTTACTATTGCCAAGACCACCAAATTCAATAGTTTTATCTACCATCCTTTGTGCGGAATCTAAAAGTATTAATGTTTTCTTGGCTGCAGGTAATTTTAATGCAGCTTGAATGTAGGCATATCCAGCATGATAAAAAGGAACCCATTTGCTTTTTTCTTCCTCGGCAATATTTTGAAATTGTTGCCCTGCTTCCAGGTAGGATTGGTAATCATCGGCTGAATTTAATGAGGATATGGCTTCTGTTATTTTCTCATAATAGGAATTCGCCTGGCCATTTTTTTGTGCAAAGGCTGAGTTCATCATCAAACTTAAAATGATAACCAGAAAATAAGTCTTAGTCTTCATAAATATATTTTGCTGCAAAAGTAAGGAAACAATAATAATTTGTCTATACAATCATTGAAAGAGGGTATAGGATTATGAAATCTTTATGTTTTTAATCGTTATAGTGCATGATGGAGATTCGCTTTTTGCCATCCATTTTAATGGTTACTGGGTTTTTAAATTCAATATGTTTAAAGTATTTTGTTCTTTCAACTACCTTTTGTTTATCAAGGATTTCCCAATTGATTTTATTTGAGGAGAGTTCTTGTTGAACACTTAAATATCCTACATCTGCTGAGGTAACATTGTGAAAGAAATGCGATCCCGAGGAGCCATCCAATGGGAAGTTGGCTAAACTAGTTTCCACAATTATTTTTGCATTGCATATTTGTGGCCAGCTAACAGGGATTCCAATCCAAGGGTCGCGAGTACCCCAGCGGCCTGGACCGATGAGAACATATTGTTTATCCAGCTTCATCATTTTAGCATTTAGAGCTTCTATTTCCTTGGTCATTTTAATAGTTTCAGATTTATCAAAAGTTTCCAAGTCTACGTATATAAAATCGGTGATATGGTCTATCATTCCGTTTCCTAAGCCATTTTCGGTGTAGAGGAGCATTTTATCAAGGTCTTCCTCATCCATATTAATATTATAGTCATCAGCATTTCCAGTAAGAGGCTTTATTTGTAAGATGTATAAGCTGGTTTTATAATCCGAATCTCTGTTTAAATCTACTGCAAATTCAATCTCAACAGGGCTGCCAATGGCTTCTTGCCCAATTTGTAAGATAACCTCTAAAGCTCGAGAAAGAGGGATGTAATTATATTTCAAAATATTGGCGAAGTTGATAATTCTCGGTCCAGGTTTGAATATTCCAGGTACCACTCTATTATTATCTTGATCGAAAACACTGGCCATGTGTTTTAAAGTTCCGTGCTTTTCCGATTCGCTAATGTCTAATTTGATTAAACCCTCATCATCGCTTATCATTAAATCGAGTTCTCTTTCTTTCATGTTCACGGCATAGAAACTAGTCTGAGAGTTTTTGAACAAATCTTTTGAAGAATAATTTTCTAAATCGGGATACCTGGGTGAAAAGCGATAGGATTTCTCACCATCGACTACATATTTCCCCAATCCAACGGCAATGTTTGCGAAGCCCTCCTCTGGTTTCATATGGGCAATGGGATAATAATTATAGCTTTGAGCTACTCCACTAAAATGAGGATAGAATTTATCATCATATTGGTTTCCGACTACCTCTTGTATAACGATGGCCATCTTTTCTTCTTCAATACGATAGTTTACAGCCTCCACATATCCTCTTGCAATATCAGAGTATACTGATGCATAGACCAGTTTAATAGCATCAGTTACTTGTTTAAGTCTGATATCATCATTACTATGGTTATTGGGTAACAGGAAAGTGTCAAATATTCCTGCAAATGGCTGCATTAAGGAATCCTCAAAAAGACCACTAGAGCGGATAGCTAGAGGTTTCTTAGTTTCCTTCAAAATTTCTTTTAGTTTAATAACTAATTTGGAGGATAGTTTTCCATTGATAAAGATTTTCTTGATAACCTCATAGTCTTGTACTAATTTTAGTTTCGAATGAAGGTTGTTATTCTCCAAAAATAATTCATATTCATCAGTGCCTACCAAATAAGTAACAGGATTACAGATGTTAATCTCATCAAGAATCTGGCTAAAATCGAAATTATGGATGAGGCTGTTTAAGAAGGCTAAACCACGCCCTTTTCCTCCCAAAGAACCGTCGGTAAGTTTGATGATGTTTTTTGCATTTCCTATTTGGTTGGTTTTGTAGGGAATGATTTTACCCCTGTTTTGTTCATTTCTGAAACGCTGCATCACCTCTACTAAATATTTACGAAGTTGTTTGCTGTCTTTAAAATCATTGACTTTTGAAGGATTGATGATTCTTGCAATTTGAATCTCGCCTCGAGCCATTAACCAAAGACTAAAGTGATTTTTGGTAGCATGGTAGAGAATACTTTCATCTGGGATTGTTTTTAGATGTTGCTCAAAATCGCGTAAAGACTTAGCTACTGCTAGTTTACGACCATTCATATCTCGGAAGATAAAATCACCGAAACCTAAATAGTGAGTGATGAAATTTTTGAAATCAATAAGAAGGCTATCAGAATTTTTATCAATAAAGCTCGCCTGAAGCAAATAGGCTTCACTCATATTTTCCTTTTGAGAAGATTGAATGATTGTAGGTAAATCTTCAATATGTTTTCTAACGTATTTCACCAACTTAACTCCTGCACGATCATCTAACTCAGCATTTTTGTAAAACTTCACATCGGTGATGAGGCATAACATATAATCTTTATAATTATTAAAGATCTCGATGGCTTCCTCGTAATTGTCGGTATGAATAATTTTAGGTCTTGCTCTCAATCTTAAAACTTTATAGAGTTCATCTGTACTTACGTCTTCAATAATTCGTCGGGTTTGTTCCATAACAATGTTATAGAGCATAGGCAGATAACGGCTATAATATTTGGGGGTGTCTTCTACTAAAAGAATTACACGAGCCATTCCTTTTTGGGTATCGTTCTGAAGGTTAACTTTATCTTCTACCATTTTTATCATGGCAAAAAACACCTGCGATTCTCCATTCCAGACAAATACACTATCGAATGATTTGGGGAAATCACCTTTAAAATATGCAGCATCTCTATTATTATGCAGCAGTAGGAAGACTGGCATAAAAGAAAAGATGTCTTTAATGTCTTCACTGAGTTTGACAGGACCAAATTTATCAGTTCCCATCATGATGATCACCAAATCGTAATTTTTTTTCTGAAGTTCTTCCATGGCGTCTTCTGCCGAGGAAACTCCAGTGATTCTTGGTATACTTGTCAGGTTTAATGTACTGTATTCCCCCAATACATATTCACTAAATCGGCCTTCTTTTTCTATACTGTAAGCATCGTAAAGATTGGCGACTAAAAGAATTTCTTTAACCTTATAAGGCATGAGATCATGATAGATATCACGGGCATAATTATTCTTATTGATAAATCGCTGTAGCAGCTTTCTTGTGACTAACTTTTTTTCTTTAGGGTTTTCTTCCCTATGAAAGGAAATAAACTCATGTTCATTGTCAGGTTTCTTAGACTTGGCTTCGAGGCTATTTAGAAATCCTGTGATTTTTGAGGTGATAATACTTAAAAGATTTGTCTCTTCAGTACAGAATGGCCCTTGGTCAGCTTCCATAAATTCAGCTGTATAATATACTTCCACATAACCCAGCTTACCTTTTATGGTAGAGAATCTTTTTTGCAGTTTCCAAGGAGAAAAATTGAATTTTGGACTTTTATAATTCTCTCCATCGAAATGAATGCGTGCAACAGTGTAATCAGCATACTGCCAGAACTGAGGTAGGAGGGTCACGATTTCTTTTAAAGACTCTGCCAAAGACTTGTTCTCCTTGAGTACACCAACTATCTGATTGATACAAGATAGCTCTTTTAAATGCTTGAGTGATTTACTTTCTTTTGGGAATTTTATATCGTTATGTGATAGTTTATCTGACATAGCTTTTTAAGTTCTGTTTATGAGATAACGAATTTATGAATTCTATGTGAAATATTCTTTATATTTGCCCCGAATATTAAAAAATAAAGTTTTGATTAGAGTAGTTATCAAGGATAGTAATAAAATAATTTGTGAAGGCATTAGATCTTTACTCTCGGATGTCAACGATATTGAAATAACTGATTTCTATAATACTGCTGAAGAACTCACCCGAAGGGTGCGTTTGTCTCAGCCCAATATCATACTTTATCATTCTTATTTGTCGAATGCGGATGATGTAGCTGAGATTAAGAAAATTGCTAATGATTATTCAAAAGCACGGTTGTTGGTCTTGTCGTTAAACACTCGTGAGTCTTTTATTTTGAAGTCTATAAAAGCCGGTGCTAAAGGGTTTTTAACAAAAGACACTACGCGAGCGGAATTAGTGGAGGCTATATATACCTTGCGCAGTGGATACGATTATTATGGTAAATCCATCACCAATATTCTATTAAATTCTTATTTAAGGAAAGCCAGTGATAGTGAGAGTCCGTTGGACAAGCAGCTGAATGTATTATCTGAGCGCGAGCTGGAAGTGTTGAAGTTATTCTCTGAAAGCTATACCAATAGTGAGATTGCCGATAAACTTTTTATTAGCATTCGGACAGTGGAAAGTCATAAGAATAATATTATGCGCAAAATTAATCTTCGTACAACAGTCGATCTGGTAAAATTTGCCATCA from Lentimicrobium sp. L6 includes the following:
- a CDS encoding response regulator transcription factor, giving the protein MIRVVIKDSNKIICEGIRSLLSDVNDIEITDFYNTAEELTRRVRLSQPNIILYHSYLSNADDVAEIKKIANDYSKARLLVLSLNTRESFILKSIKAGAKGFLTKDTTRAELVEAIYTLRSGYDYYGKSITNILLNSYLRKASDSESPLDKQLNVLSERELEVLKLFSESYTNSEIADKLFISIRTVESHKNNIMRKINLRTTVDLVKFAIRNNITEV
- a CDS encoding ABC-F family ATP-binding cassette domain-containing protein; this translates as MAQALLTVENLSKSYSDKLLFQDLNFSILEGQKIALVAHNGVGKSTLLNILSGADIPDDGNLTIRESLKIAYLRQDPKLDKNLTVEEVLFHLDNLYVKIINDYHLQLKSYEKDPSPQNQKKLDEAIIMMDQKQAWDYDSRMTEVLEKFEIKNLKQPISELSGGQIKKVALASVIIDEADLIILDEPTNHLDIKTIEWLEEHISKSKLSLLIVTHDRYFLDEVCDIIIEIDQQRSFTYQGNYSYFLQKKAEREALDVMEIEKAKNLYRKELDWMRRQPKARTTKSKARIDSFYDIEKIAKKRIEEKKIEFKVKMSRQGRKILEAKNLSKSFGELKITDKFEYIFKRGERIGLVGPNGTGKSTFLNLLTGDLKADSGEVIIGETTKFGYYTQKGLTQKEDLRVIEIVKEIAESVDMGGSTIGAAQFLFHFGFSYSLQQSYYRLLSGGERRKLYLILTLMSNPNFLILDEPTNDLDIFTLGKLEEFLIDFPGCVIIVSHDRYFLDKLCDHLFIFKGQGDIKDFGGNYSDFRELEELKILQEKKKKKSEKPVVQQKKASSVKVSYKDKKEFEKLEDEMPLVEEEKTKLIEALNSGTLSPEEMNETSKKYQEVDEKLDEMELRWLELSEIINE
- a CDS encoding PEP/pyruvate-binding domain-containing protein, whose protein sequence is MSDKLSHNDIKFPKESKSLKHLKELSCINQIVGVLKENKSLAESLKEIVTLLPQFWQYADYTVARIHFDGENYKSPKFNFSPWKLQKRFSTIKGKLGYVEVYYTAEFMEADQGPFCTEETNLLSIITSKITGFLNSLEAKSKKPDNEHEFISFHREENPKEKKLVTRKLLQRFINKNNYARDIYHDLMPYKVKEILLVANLYDAYSIEKEGRFSEYVLGEYSTLNLTSIPRITGVSSAEDAMEELQKKNYDLVIIMMGTDKFGPVKLSEDIKDIFSFMPVFLLLHNNRDAAYFKGDFPKSFDSVFVWNGESQVFFAMIKMVEDKVNLQNDTQKGMARVILLVEDTPKYYSRYLPMLYNIVMEQTRRIIEDVSTDELYKVLRLRARPKIIHTDNYEEAIEIFNNYKDYMLCLITDVKFYKNAELDDRAGVKLVKYVRKHIEDLPTIIQSSQKENMSEAYLLQASFIDKNSDSLLIDFKNFITHYLGFGDFIFRDMNGRKLAVAKSLRDFEQHLKTIPDESILYHATKNHFSLWLMARGEIQIARIINPSKVNDFKDSKQLRKYLVEVMQRFRNEQNRGKIIPYKTNQIGNAKNIIKLTDGSLGGKGRGLAFLNSLIHNFDFSQILDEINICNPVTYLVGTDEYELFLENNNLHSKLKLVQDYEVIKKIFINGKLSSKLVIKLKEILKETKKPLAIRSSGLFEDSLMQPFAGIFDTFLLPNNHSNDDIRLKQVTDAIKLVYASVYSDIARGYVEAVNYRIEEEKMAIVIQEVVGNQYDDKFYPHFSGVAQSYNYYPIAHMKPEEGFANIAVGLGKYVVDGEKSYRFSPRYPDLENYSSKDLFKNSQTSFYAVNMKERELDLMISDDEGLIKLDISESEKHGTLKHMASVFDQDNNRVVPGIFKPGPRIINFANILKYNYIPLSRALEVILQIGQEAIGSPVEIEFAVDLNRDSDYKTSLYILQIKPLTGNADDYNINMDEEDLDKMLLYTENGLGNGMIDHITDFIYVDLETFDKSETIKMTKEIEALNAKMMKLDKQYVLIGPGRWGTRDPWIGIPVSWPQICNAKIIVETSLANFPLDGSSGSHFFHNVTSADVGYLSVQQELSSNKINWEILDKQKVVERTKYFKHIEFKNPVTIKMDGKKRISIMHYND